From the Nocardiopsis changdeensis genome, one window contains:
- a CDS encoding aminoglycoside 3'-phosphotransferase, translating into MSLPPGVAADRVEEIDVGLSGARVARLYVAGRPTAVFKSADAGRRDLVAELVGTERRLRLLAGTRLPVPRLLDSGRWRGSYWLTMEHLPGRGAHEPRHDRAELIALLARALRDLHAVPAAGLPLPMGPDVLLEQARERVASGAVDRGWRAQGHTPRVPGGNGRRASGAAEVLAALADRLERIPVSGPVLLHGDYCLPNVLVDGEGGWSLIDLGRVGVGDRHLDLADMTGSMLSDLNPSFGPRDAEAFLDAYGRDLVDPGLLELYRVLDDFFWPE; encoded by the coding sequence ATGTCACTGCCGCCGGGTGTCGCCGCCGACCGGGTCGAGGAGATCGACGTGGGCCTGTCCGGGGCCCGGGTCGCCCGCCTGTACGTCGCGGGGCGGCCGACGGCGGTGTTCAAGTCGGCGGACGCGGGCCGCCGCGACCTGGTGGCCGAGCTGGTCGGCACCGAGCGGCGGCTGCGCCTGCTGGCCGGCACGCGGCTGCCGGTCCCCCGGCTGTTGGACTCCGGGCGGTGGCGGGGCTCGTACTGGCTGACCATGGAGCACCTCCCCGGCCGGGGCGCCCACGAGCCGAGGCACGACCGCGCGGAGCTGATCGCCCTGCTGGCCCGGGCGCTGCGCGACCTGCACGCCGTCCCGGCGGCGGGGCTACCGCTCCCGATGGGCCCGGACGTGCTGCTGGAGCAGGCGCGCGAGCGGGTGGCGTCGGGCGCCGTGGACCGCGGCTGGCGGGCGCAGGGCCACACCCCGCGGGTCCCCGGGGGCAACGGGCGGCGCGCGTCGGGGGCGGCGGAGGTGCTGGCCGCGCTGGCCGACCGCCTGGAGCGGATCCCGGTGTCCGGGCCGGTCCTGCTGCACGGCGACTACTGCCTGCCCAACGTCCTGGTGGACGGGGAGGGCGGGTGGTCCCTCATCGACCTGGGCCGGGTGGGCGTGGGCGACCGCCACCTGGACCTGGCGGACATGACGGGCAGCATGCTGAGCGATCTCAACCCGTCGTTCGGGCCGCGCGACGCGGAGGCCTTCCTGGACGCCTACGGCCGCGACCTGGTCGACCCGGGGCTGCTGGAGCTGTACCGGGTCCTGGACGACTTCTTCTGGCCGGAGTGA
- a CDS encoding TetR/AcrR family transcriptional regulator, translating into MDNRNEDSAAPSDGESSPRRTRRRGEQLVGAIHEAAILEAADNGVGGLSMEGIARRAGTAKTSLYRRWSLPTDILLDAMYSHFPQERPAPGADDLRGDLIDSLAMLTELSSSPLGQAMFAVIAESLRDPVLHERFDDEVFGPRGGRFTRTVLMHYAEQGRIDPARVTDVTTDIGEAMVLKYSIDHGRAPDRDHLAQVVDEVILPAVGADPRPSRTP; encoded by the coding sequence GTGGACAACCGGAACGAGGATTCGGCCGCGCCATCGGACGGGGAGTCCTCCCCGCGGCGTACACGCAGGCGCGGCGAGCAGCTCGTCGGCGCCATCCACGAGGCCGCGATCCTGGAGGCGGCGGACAACGGCGTGGGCGGGCTGTCCATGGAGGGGATCGCCCGCCGGGCGGGCACCGCCAAGACCTCCCTGTACCGGCGCTGGTCCCTGCCCACGGACATCCTGCTGGACGCGATGTACAGCCACTTCCCGCAGGAGCGGCCCGCCCCGGGCGCCGACGACCTGCGCGGGGACCTCATCGACTCGCTGGCGATGCTGACCGAGCTGAGCTCGTCCCCCCTGGGACAGGCGATGTTCGCGGTGATCGCCGAGTCCCTGCGCGACCCGGTGCTGCACGAGCGGTTCGACGACGAGGTGTTCGGCCCCCGGGGCGGGCGGTTCACCCGCACCGTCCTGATGCACTACGCCGAGCAGGGCCGGATCGACCCGGCCCGGGTCACCGACGTGACCACCGACATCGGGGAGGCGATGGTCCTCAAGTACTCGATCGACCACGGCCGGGCGCCCGACCGCGACCACCTCGCCCAGGTCGTCGACGAGGTGATCCTGCCCGCCGTCGGCGCGGACCCCCGCCCGAGCCGCACACCCTAG